The following proteins are co-located in the Chlorocebus sabaeus isolate Y175 chromosome 21, mChlSab1.0.hap1, whole genome shotgun sequence genome:
- the FZD1 gene encoding frizzled-1, translating to MAEEEVPKKSRAAGGGVSWELCAGALSARLAEEGSGDAGGRRRPPVDPRRLARQLLLLLWLLEAPLLLGVRAQAAGQGPGQGPGLGQQPPPPPPPQQQQSGQQYNGERGISIPDHGYCQPISIPLCTDIAYNQTIMPNLLGHTNQEDAGLEVHQFYPLVKVQCSAELKFFLCSMYAPVCTVLEQALPPCRSLCERARQGCEALMNKFGFQWPDTLKCEKFPVHGAGELCVGQNTSDKGTPTPSLLPEFWTSNPQHGGGGHRGGFLGGASASERGKFSCPRALKVPSYLNYHFLGEKDCGAPCEPTKVYGLMYFGPEELRFSRTWIGIWSVLCCASTLFTVLTYLVDMRRFSYPERPIIFLSGCYTAVAVAYIAGFLLEDRVVCNDKFTEDGARTVAQGTKKEGCTILFMMLYFFSMASSIWWVILSLTWFLAAGMKWGHEAIEANSQYFHLAAWAVPAIKTITILALGQVDGDVLSGVCFVGLNNVDALRGFVLAPLFVYLFIGTSFLLAGFVSLFRIRTIMKHDGTKTEKLEKLMVRIGVFSVLYTVPATIVIACYFYEQAFRDQWERSWVAQSCKSYAIPCPHLQAGGGAPPHPPMSPDFTVFMIKYLMTLIVGITSGFWIWSGKTLNSWRKFYTRLTNSKQGETTV from the coding sequence ATGGCTGAGGAGGAGGTGCCTAAGAAGTCCCGGGCCGCCGGCGGCGGCGTGAGCTGGGAACTTTGTGCCGGGGCGCTCTCGGCCCGGCTGGCGGAGGAGGGGAGCGGGGACGCCGGTGGCCGCCGCCGCCCCCCAGTTGACCCCCGGCGATTGGCGcgccagctgctgctgctgctttggcTGCTGGAGGCTCCTCTGTTGCTGGGGGTCCGGGCGCAGGCGGCGGGCCAGGGGCCAGGCCAGGGGCCCGGGCTGGGgcagcagccgccgccgccgccgccgcctcagcAGCAACAGAGCGGGCAGCAGTACAACGGTGAGCGGGGCATCTCCATCCCGGACCACGGCTATTGCCAGCCCATCTCCATCCCGCTCTGCACGGACATTGCGTACAACCAGACCATCATGCCCAACCTGCTGGGCCACACGAACCAGGAGGACGCGGGCCTCGAGGTGCACCAGTTCTACCCGCTAGTGAAAGTGCAGTGTTCCGCTGAGCTCAAGTTCTTCCTGTGCTCCATGTACGCGCCCGTGTGCACCGTGCTAGAGCAAGCGCTGCCGCCCTGCCGCTCCCTGTGCGAGCGCGCGCGCCAGGGCTGCGAGGCGCTCATGAACAAGTTCGGCTTCCAGTGGCCAGACACGCTCAAGTGCGAGAAGTTCCCGGTGCACGGCGCCGGCGAGCTGTGCGTGGGCCAGAACACGTCCGACAAGGGCACCCCGACGCCCTCGCTGCTTCCAGAGTTTTGGACAAGCAACCCTCAGCACGGCGGCGGAGGGCACCGTGGCGGCTTCCTGGGGGGCGCCAGCGCGTCGGAGCGAGGCAAGTTCTCCTGCCCGCGCGCCCTCAAGGTGCCCTCCTACCTCAACTACCACTTCCTGGGGGAGAAGGACTGCGGCGCACCCTGTGAGCCGACCAAGGTGTACGGGCTCATGTACTTCGGACCCGAGGAGCTGCGCTTCTCGCGCACCTGGATTGGCATCTGGTCAGTGCTGTGCTGCGCCTCCACGCTCTTCACGGTGCTTACGTACCTGGTGGACATGCGGCGCTTCAGCTACCCGGAGCGGCCCATCATCTTCTTGTCCGGCTGTTACACGGCGGTGGCCGTGGCCTACATCGCCGGCTTCCTCCTGGAGGACCGAGTGGTGTGTAACGACAAGTTCACCGAGGACGGGGCACGTACTGTGGCGCAGGGCACCAAGAAGGAGGGCTGCACCATCCTCTTCATGATGCTGTACTTCTTCAGCATGGCCAGCTCCATCTGGTGGGTGATCCTGTCGCTCACCTGGTTCCTGGCGGCTGGCATGAAGTGGGGCCACGAGGCCATCGAAGCCAACTCACAATATTTTCACCTGGCCGCCTGGGCTGTGCCGGCCATCAAGACCATCACCATCCTGGCGCTGGGCCAGGTGGACGGCGATGTGCTGAGCGGAGTGTGCTTCGTGGGGCTCAACAACGTGGACGCGCTGCGTGGTTTCGTGCTGGCACCCCTCTTCGTGTACCTGTTTATCGGCACGTCCTTTCTGCTGGCCGGCTTTGTGTCACTCTTCCGCATTCGCACCATCATGAAGCACGATGGCACCAAGACCGAGAAGCTGGAGAAGCTCATGGTGCGTATTGGCGTCTTCAGCGTGCTGTACACTGTGCCAGCCACCATCGTCATCGCCTGCTACTTCTACGAGCAGGCCTTCCGGGACCAGTGGGAACGCAGCTGGGTGGCCCAGAGCTGCAAGAGCTACGCTATCCCCTGCCCTCACCTCCAGGCGGGCGGAGGCGCCCCGCCGCACCCGCCCATGAGCCCAGACTTCACGGTCTTCATGATCAAGTACCTTATGACGCTGATCGTGGGCATCACGTCGGGCTTCTGGATCTGGTCCGGCAAGACCCTCAACTCCTGGAGGAAGTTCTATACGAGGCTCACCAACAGCAAACAAGGGGAGACTACCGTCTGA